The following are encoded together in the Myxococcales bacterium genome:
- a CDS encoding VOC family protein, with product MGERPFRVLGVQQIAIGARDKTALRRLWLDTLGLSLVDEKRMERENVDEDITAVGVGAFRVEIDLMQPIDPEKKPAVHEVPLNHVGLWIDDLPRAVEWLAGRGVRFTPGGIRPGASGHDICFIHPKGNDAAPIGGEGVLIELVQAPAEVIAAFDAERARGLSAG from the coding sequence ATGGGAGAGCGACCTTTTCGGGTGCTCGGCGTGCAGCAGATCGCCATCGGCGCACGCGACAAAACGGCGCTCCGCAGGCTGTGGCTCGACACACTCGGCCTTTCGCTGGTCGACGAAAAGCGCATGGAGCGCGAGAACGTCGACGAGGACATCACGGCGGTCGGCGTGGGCGCGTTCCGCGTCGAAATCGATCTGATGCAGCCCATCGACCCGGAGAAGAAACCCGCCGTGCACGAGGTGCCGCTGAACCACGTCGGCCTCTGGATCGACGACCTGCCGCGTGCCGTCGAGTGGCTCGCCGGTCGCGGCGTGCGGTTCACGCCCGGCGGCATTCGCCCTGGTGCGTCGGGTCACGACATCTGTTTCATTCATCCCAAGGGCAACGACGCCGCACCCATTGGCGGTGAAGGCGTGTTGATCGAGCTGGTTCAGGCCCCGGCCGAGGTGATCGCTGCGTTCGACGCCGAGCGGGCCCGGGGCCTCAGCGCTGGCTGA
- a CDS encoding 3-isopropylmalate dehydratase — protein MTQKVLAGRADDPELKGELVRVKVDQVILAREPHRVLGEAMQHGMKKCAVEVAVAYDTRCVTSDGAETAADRTTRAALATGLLLCRPGIGFPAPVHLERFGSPARLALTDEPRLAAVGGAGMLTLVAAPSQLAEALTTGAVWLRPPRSIQVLLSGRIRPFVCVRDVALELIRRGLGEIVQRVDREHRAPVVIEFTGPSARLLSVPDRAVLAALGPHLGAAAAIFVSDEKTEVYLRDQRRSKAHRSLLPDPGAPCDDVISVDLSAVDPLVMDEAGVVRPVRELAGKPVLQVVLGGDTGASLRDLLAAAALLKSKRVPSRLDLLIAPPSRQALEVLAHSGALVDLIATGARLIEPDQRLVTGELYPPPAGGVSLRTCDPEPSAPPDRRFVVASAETIAYAVASGSVGDPRSFKRPVRVTVPRTLPTDDVLIVRKGKGKAKAEGESGKVPVAPIAAPSGWNAAVSLVLVKERTEPSEPSAMLLGSLDAVRWAARYAPQLVPNLRAVIAEHLPAGVVPVFAALGIAALSADAATFKQLSSAASISLPAPGPADEVVANAGGATVSLSWVALGIERAWTSAGTARGSTVVQKPAR, from the coding sequence ATGACTCAGAAGGTCCTCGCTGGACGGGCCGACGATCCGGAACTCAAAGGAGAGCTGGTTCGCGTCAAGGTGGACCAGGTAATCCTCGCGCGCGAGCCACATCGCGTCTTGGGCGAGGCGATGCAACACGGCATGAAGAAATGCGCCGTGGAGGTCGCCGTGGCCTACGACACGCGCTGCGTGACGTCGGACGGTGCCGAGACCGCGGCGGACCGCACCACACGAGCAGCGCTCGCAACGGGGCTCCTGCTCTGTCGCCCGGGGATCGGTTTCCCGGCGCCGGTTCACCTCGAACGTTTCGGCAGCCCCGCACGGCTCGCGCTCACGGATGAACCTCGGCTCGCCGCAGTGGGCGGAGCGGGCATGCTCACTTTGGTTGCTGCGCCCTCACAGCTCGCCGAAGCGCTAACGACCGGCGCGGTGTGGCTCCGACCGCCCCGCAGTATCCAGGTCCTGCTGTCGGGTCGCATCAGACCGTTCGTGTGTGTGCGTGACGTCGCGCTCGAGCTCATCCGACGCGGACTCGGTGAGATCGTGCAGCGCGTCGATCGCGAGCACCGCGCGCCAGTGGTCATCGAGTTCACGGGACCGAGCGCGCGACTGCTCTCGGTTCCAGACCGGGCGGTTCTGGCCGCACTCGGCCCCCACCTGGGGGCGGCTGCTGCCATCTTCGTCAGCGACGAAAAGACCGAGGTCTACCTGCGCGATCAGCGGCGGTCGAAGGCCCATCGCAGCCTGTTGCCGGATCCCGGTGCCCCGTGTGACGACGTCATCAGCGTCGACCTGTCGGCCGTCGACCCGCTCGTGATGGACGAGGCCGGCGTGGTTCGGCCGGTGCGGGAGCTGGCGGGAAAACCCGTGCTTCAGGTGGTGCTCGGGGGCGACACCGGAGCGTCGTTGCGCGATCTGCTGGCCGCCGCGGCCCTGTTGAAGAGCAAACGGGTCCCGTCGCGCCTCGACCTTCTGATCGCTCCGCCCTCTCGCCAAGCGCTGGAGGTGCTCGCCCATTCGGGCGCGCTGGTCGATCTCATCGCCACCGGCGCGCGCTTGATCGAACCGGACCAGCGTTTGGTTACCGGCGAGCTGTATCCACCGCCAGCCGGCGGAGTCTCACTGCGCACGTGTGATCCGGAGCCGAGCGCACCGCCCGATCGCCGCTTCGTCGTCGCATCGGCGGAGACCATCGCCTACGCGGTCGCATCAGGCAGCGTGGGCGATCCCCGCTCGTTCAAACGACCCGTCCGGGTCACCGTCCCGCGCACCCTGCCCACCGACGATGTGCTCATCGTCCGCAAGGGCAAGGGCAAGGCCAAGGCTGAGGGTGAATCGGGCAAGGTTCCGGTCGCACCCATCGCGGCGCCGAGCGGATGGAATGCCGCAGTCTCGCTGGTGTTGGTCAAGGAGCGCACGGAACCCTCCGAGCCGAGCGCCATGCTGCTTGGTTCACTGGACGCGGTGCGCTGGGCGGCGCGTTACGCCCCGCAGCTGGTCCCGAATCTGCGCGCGGTGATCGCCGAGCATCTGCCGGCGGGCGTCGTCCCGGTGTTCGCCGCGCTGGGTATCGCCGCGCTGTCAGCCGACGCCGCGACGTTCAAACAACTCTCGAGCGCGGCCTCGATCTCGCTTCCTGCGCCAGGTCCCGCGGACGAGGTGGTCGCGAACGCCGGCGGGGCGACGGTCAGCCTCAGCTGGGTCGCGCTCGGTATCGAGCGGGCCTGGACCTCGGCAGGGACCGCCCGCGGCTCCACCGTGGTGCAAAAACCGGCTCGCTGA
- the aroQ gene encoding type II 3-dehydroquinate dehydratase: MTTRPRRGAPLATGRRSPAPRVPPRRRASRTPKAIRILVLSGPNLDRLGRREPEIYGTTTLAQLHQRLTALGQELGAELVCQQSNHEGQLIDWINAADDDGHAGILINPGALTHTSYALHDALKGINLPTVEVHLSNPDAREEFRRRSCVAPACVGRVSGFGIDSYLLALRALLDRLRSHTPR; this comes from the coding sequence ATGACGACGCGGCCGCGTCGAGGAGCCCCGCTCGCGACGGGGCGACGTTCTCCCGCCCCCCGTGTTCCGCCGCGGCGCCGCGCTTCGCGCACGCCCAAGGCGATTCGAATCCTCGTGCTGTCCGGTCCCAACCTCGACCGCCTCGGGCGCCGCGAGCCCGAGATCTACGGCACGACGACGCTAGCGCAGCTTCATCAGCGGCTGACCGCGCTCGGTCAGGAGCTCGGCGCCGAGTTGGTCTGCCAGCAGAGCAACCACGAGGGACAGCTGATCGATTGGATCAACGCGGCCGATGACGACGGACACGCGGGGATCCTGATCAATCCGGGCGCACTGACCCACACTTCGTACGCTCTCCACGACGCGCTCAAGGGCATCAATTTGCCCACGGTGGAGGTTCATCTTTCGAACCCCGATGCGCGGGAAGAATTTCGCCGGCGTTCGTGCGTGGCGCCCGCGTGTGTCGGGCGTGTGTCGGGCTTTGGCATCGACTCCTACCTGCTGGCGCTCCGCGCGCTGCTCGACCGGCTGCGCTCGCACACCCCCCGCTGA
- the accB gene encoding acetyl-CoA carboxylase biotin carboxyl carrier protein, with protein MPLKQLKNLLKTLEEGGAAEFEYEDEKVRLRVSLARGAPLVSAAAVGARAEVPVVAPAPAATADAAGDASIVFITSPFVGTFYRAASPEAEPFAQAGSPVKKGQTLCIVEAMKLMNEIETEFAGTLLEVLVENGQSVEFGQKLFKLKKS; from the coding sequence ATCCCGCTGAAGCAGCTGAAGAACCTGCTCAAGACGCTCGAAGAGGGCGGAGCCGCCGAGTTCGAATACGAGGACGAAAAAGTGCGCCTGCGTGTGTCCCTGGCCCGCGGCGCGCCCCTGGTCAGCGCCGCAGCCGTCGGAGCGCGGGCGGAGGTTCCGGTGGTGGCGCCCGCGCCTGCGGCGACGGCGGACGCGGCGGGTGATGCGAGCATCGTGTTCATCACCTCGCCGTTCGTCGGTACGTTCTATCGCGCGGCTTCGCCAGAAGCCGAGCCCTTCGCTCAGGCCGGAAGCCCGGTGAAGAAGGGCCAGACGCTGTGCATCGTCGAGGCGATGAAGCTGATGAACGAAATCGAGACCGAGTTTGCTGGAACTCTGCTCGAGGTCCTGGTCGAAAACGGACAGAGCGTCGAGTTTGGGCAGAAGCTGTTCAAGCTGAAAAAGAGCTGA
- the accC gene encoding acetyl-CoA carboxylase biotin carboxylase subunit, giving the protein MFRKVLIANRGEIAMRVIRACRELEIKTVAVHSEVDAKALHVRFADEAVCIGPAAAAQSYLNVPAIISAAEITGADAIHPGYGFLSENAEFAQTVARCGLTFIGPKPDVMKLWGDKLTGREAARRFGLPLLPGSEALTSASHAESEAKRIGLPVMVKARGGGGGRGMRIVRKLAEMRRAFESATAEATASFKNSELYLERFLERPRHIEFQALADEHGQVWTLGERECSLQRRHQKLVEEAPSLAMDEKLRGEMGERIRQAILETGYTSLGTLEFLMDEDKSLYFMEMNTRVQVEHPVTELVTGVNLVVEQLRVAAGEKLVLPDTRPWKFRGHAIECRIMAEDPDTFAPWPGLITEYHPPGGGGVRVDSGIYGGWTVPQHYDSLLAKVIVHAANRDQAIIRMNRALDEFIIGGIRTNIDFHKRMLADPEVREGRMTTRTVERLMEQRKRERA; this is encoded by the coding sequence ATGTTCCGCAAGGTCCTCATCGCGAATCGCGGCGAGATCGCGATGCGTGTGATTCGCGCGTGCCGCGAGCTCGAGATCAAGACGGTCGCCGTTCACTCCGAGGTGGACGCCAAGGCACTGCACGTTCGGTTCGCCGACGAGGCCGTGTGCATCGGCCCCGCGGCGGCGGCGCAGAGTTACCTCAACGTTCCGGCCATCATCAGCGCCGCGGAGATAACCGGCGCGGACGCCATTCATCCGGGCTACGGGTTCTTGTCCGAGAACGCGGAGTTTGCCCAGACCGTCGCGCGCTGCGGGCTCACCTTCATTGGTCCCAAGCCGGACGTGATGAAGCTGTGGGGCGACAAACTGACGGGGCGCGAGGCGGCCAGGAGATTTGGCCTGCCGCTCTTGCCCGGCAGTGAGGCCCTGACGAGCGCCTCCCACGCCGAGAGCGAGGCGAAACGCATCGGCTTGCCGGTGATGGTCAAGGCCCGCGGAGGCGGCGGTGGCCGGGGCATGCGCATCGTGCGCAAGCTGGCTGAGATGCGGCGGGCGTTCGAGAGCGCCACGGCCGAAGCCACGGCCAGCTTCAAGAACTCCGAGCTCTACCTGGAGCGCTTCCTGGAGCGGCCGCGCCACATCGAGTTTCAGGCGCTGGCGGACGAACACGGACAGGTCTGGACCTTGGGCGAGCGGGAGTGCTCCCTCCAACGTCGCCACCAGAAGCTGGTCGAAGAAGCGCCCAGCCTCGCGATGGACGAGAAGCTGCGCGGCGAGATGGGGGAGCGGATCCGGCAGGCGATCTTGGAGACCGGCTACACCTCTCTCGGGACGCTCGAGTTCCTGATGGACGAGGACAAGAGCCTGTACTTCATGGAGATGAACACTCGGGTGCAGGTCGAACACCCGGTGACGGAGTTGGTCACGGGGGTGAACCTGGTCGTCGAGCAGCTTCGCGTCGCGGCGGGCGAGAAGCTCGTGCTGCCCGACACGCGTCCCTGGAAATTTCGCGGTCACGCCATCGAGTGTCGGATCATGGCGGAAGACCCCGACACGTTCGCGCCCTGGCCGGGGCTCATCACCGAGTACCATCCCCCCGGAGGAGGTGGTGTGCGCGTCGACTCGGGGATCTACGGTGGCTGGACGGTCCCGCAGCATTACGACTCGCTGCTCGCCAAGGTCATTGTGCACGCGGCGAACCGCGACCAGGCCATCATTCGCATGAACCGGGCGCTCGACGAGTTCATCATCGGTGGCATCCGCACGAACATCGATTTTCACAAACGCATGCTGGCGGATCCGGAGGTGCGCGAAGGCCGCATGACCACGCGGACCGTCGAGCGCCTCATGGAACAACGCAAACGCGAACGGGCCTGA
- the meaB gene encoding methylmalonyl Co-A mutase-associated GTPase MeaB, translated as MSLQTDLAERVLSGDQLSVARACRVVDDRLPAHRELMKALYPHTGDAWIIGITGTPGAGKSTLTDQLITRFRKRGERVGVVAVDPTSPFSGGAILGDRIRMQRHFEDPEVFIRSVATRGALGGLSRSALDMARILDAWGADQVIVETVGVGQDELEVTRMAHTTLIVMAPGMGDDVQAIKAGILECADVFAVNKADRDGADLTVRDLEVMLALSGDVFSVAASKSGGHTAATVAPRSVGGARDTGWIPPIVKTTATRGTGLEELEEKMREHRAWLDTEAGLVRRAERFHSMMLGFLRDALAEEATHELGAEVLEAARRVLEREIDPYTACEELIARFRARA; from the coding sequence CTGAGTTTGCAGACCGATCTGGCTGAGCGTGTGCTCTCGGGAGACCAGCTGAGCGTGGCTCGCGCCTGCCGCGTCGTCGACGATCGGTTGCCGGCGCATCGCGAGCTGATGAAGGCGCTCTACCCCCACACCGGTGACGCCTGGATCATCGGTATCACCGGCACCCCAGGCGCCGGCAAGAGCACACTGACCGACCAGCTCATCACCCGTTTCAGAAAGCGGGGTGAGCGGGTTGGGGTCGTAGCGGTGGATCCGACCAGCCCGTTCTCCGGTGGCGCCATCTTGGGGGATCGCATCCGGATGCAGCGCCACTTCGAAGATCCGGAGGTCTTCATCCGTTCCGTTGCCACGCGCGGCGCCCTCGGCGGGCTCTCCCGGTCGGCGCTGGACATGGCTCGGATTTTGGATGCGTGGGGTGCGGACCAGGTCATCGTCGAGACCGTCGGCGTCGGGCAGGACGAGCTCGAGGTCACCCGCATGGCACACACCACGCTGATCGTGATGGCGCCTGGCATGGGGGACGACGTGCAGGCCATCAAGGCCGGCATCCTGGAGTGTGCAGACGTGTTTGCTGTCAACAAGGCCGACCGGGATGGCGCCGATCTCACGGTCCGAGATCTCGAGGTGATGCTGGCCCTCTCGGGCGATGTCTTCTCGGTTGCAGCCAGCAAGTCCGGCGGTCACACCGCGGCCACGGTGGCCCCTCGGTCAGTCGGTGGGGCGCGCGATACCGGCTGGATACCGCCGATCGTGAAGACTACGGCCACAAGGGGCACGGGCCTCGAGGAGCTGGAGGAAAAAATGCGCGAACATCGCGCCTGGCTCGACACCGAGGCGGGGCTCGTCCGACGTGCCGAGCGCTTCCACTCGATGATGCTGGGCTTCTTGCGCGACGCCTTGGCCGAGGAAGCCACGCACGAGCTGGGGGCAGAGGTGCTCGAGGCCGCCCGTCGGGTGCTCGAACGCGAGATCGACCCGTACACCGCCTGTGAGGAGCTCATCGCGCGCTTCCGCGCCCGCGCCTGA
- a CDS encoding glutamate synthase: MAELVPFPFDRLLTHAFAELETSRALFHLPAKKFVRGVPGKDLAVQFHGHTASSPLGPAAGPQSQLAQNIALSFLGGGRIFELKTVQIMDRLQIPRPCIDAQTVGYNVEWSQELTLEQSLEEYVKASMLIEILIASGKLELAPGFDQVIFDMSVGYDLAGIKSERVQAFLHGMLDASAVVERLRRQIPDSLRQYRELEFRTRLSDTLTLSTFHGCPPDEIERIIEFLLERLGLHSIVKLNPTLLGKHEVRRILNEVLGYPDHAPDDAFDKDASWQQAEAFVGRLGEKARGLGLGFGVKFSNTLIVENQRSFFPESEKVMYLSGQPLHVLAMSLVKRFRESFGDRYPISFSAGIDAKNFPDAVSLGLVPVTVCTDLLRPGGYGRMELYFRELATRMGNVRADNLGDFIIRARGRGETTLERAGGGGNAAARQALAEGGALAMAAGPALYAAWVAAARVDNTLGYVDALLTDPRYTRAGTDKPPKKVGSLLVLFDCLTCDKCIPVCPNDANFSYQLPAMELPIEKATRSAAGVFEVRNEGTLTVAKKHQIANFADFCNECGNCDVFCPEDGGPYVLKPRFFGSAEQFALHTGRDGFFVERRERGFRVLGRFASQDFAAIAEDGRARYSGLGFDLSCDAAAPASSLSGSATAEVDLTYLRLMLLLGRSVLEESGATYVGSGTGS, encoded by the coding sequence GTGGCAGAGCTCGTCCCGTTCCCGTTCGATCGCCTGTTGACCCACGCATTCGCGGAGCTCGAGACCTCCCGCGCGCTGTTCCACCTGCCCGCGAAGAAATTCGTCCGGGGTGTGCCCGGGAAGGATCTCGCGGTGCAATTCCACGGTCATACCGCCTCGTCGCCGCTGGGCCCGGCGGCGGGACCTCAGTCTCAGCTCGCCCAGAACATTGCGCTGTCGTTCCTGGGCGGCGGGCGCATCTTCGAGCTGAAGACCGTGCAGATCATGGATCGCCTGCAGATCCCGCGACCCTGCATCGACGCGCAGACCGTCGGTTACAACGTCGAGTGGTCCCAAGAGCTGACGCTCGAGCAGTCGCTCGAGGAGTACGTCAAGGCATCGATGCTGATCGAGATATTGATCGCCAGCGGCAAGCTGGAGCTCGCCCCGGGGTTCGACCAGGTCATCTTCGACATGAGCGTCGGTTACGATCTAGCTGGCATCAAGAGCGAGCGGGTGCAGGCGTTCTTGCACGGCATGCTGGACGCGAGCGCGGTGGTCGAGCGCCTTCGCAGACAAATCCCCGACAGCCTTCGGCAATACCGCGAGCTCGAGTTTCGCACTCGGCTCTCGGACACCCTCACCCTGTCGACCTTTCACGGCTGCCCGCCGGATGAAATCGAGCGCATCATCGAGTTCTTGCTGGAGCGGCTCGGCCTCCACTCGATCGTCAAGCTGAACCCAACTTTGCTGGGGAAACACGAGGTGCGTCGGATCTTGAACGAGGTGCTCGGTTACCCGGATCACGCACCCGACGACGCCTTCGACAAGGACGCGAGCTGGCAGCAGGCCGAGGCCTTCGTGGGTCGCTTGGGGGAAAAAGCCCGGGGTCTGGGCCTAGGATTCGGCGTGAAGTTCAGCAACACGCTGATCGTCGAGAACCAACGCAGCTTCTTCCCGGAGTCCGAGAAGGTCATGTACCTGTCGGGCCAACCGCTGCACGTGCTCGCCATGAGCCTGGTGAAGCGTTTTCGCGAGTCCTTCGGCGACCGTTACCCCATTTCATTCTCAGCCGGAATCGACGCCAAGAATTTCCCGGATGCGGTGTCGCTCGGTCTGGTGCCGGTCACCGTCTGCACCGATCTGCTGCGCCCGGGTGGCTACGGTCGCATGGAACTCTACTTCCGCGAGCTTGCTACGCGCATGGGCAACGTGCGCGCGGACAATCTCGGCGACTTCATCATCCGTGCGCGAGGCCGAGGGGAAACGACCCTCGAGCGAGCGGGCGGCGGCGGGAACGCCGCGGCGCGGCAGGCGCTCGCGGAGGGCGGAGCGCTTGCGATGGCAGCCGGTCCCGCGCTCTATGCGGCCTGGGTCGCCGCGGCACGCGTGGACAACACGCTCGGCTATGTCGACGCGCTGCTCACCGATCCGCGCTACACGCGGGCGGGAACCGACAAACCTCCCAAGAAGGTCGGCTCGCTCCTGGTCCTGTTCGACTGTCTGACCTGCGACAAATGCATTCCGGTTTGCCCGAACGACGCCAATTTCAGCTATCAGCTTCCCGCGATGGAGCTGCCAATCGAGAAGGCCACGCGCTCCGCGGCGGGGGTCTTCGAGGTTCGGAACGAAGGCACCCTCACGGTCGCAAAGAAGCATCAGATCGCGAATTTTGCGGACTTTTGTAATGAATGTGGCAACTGCGACGTGTTCTGCCCGGAGGACGGTGGACCCTACGTGCTCAAGCCGCGGTTCTTCGGCAGCGCGGAGCAGTTTGCATTGCACACGGGTCGCGACGGGTTCTTCGTCGAGCGTCGGGAACGCGGGTTCCGGGTGCTCGGGCGTTTTGCTAGTCAAGACTTCGCCGCAATCGCCGAAGACGGACGCGCGCGCTACAGCGGCTTGGGTTTCGACCTGAGCTGTGATGCCGCCGCCCCGGCGAGCAGCCTGTCGGGCAGCGCGACCGCGGAGGTCGACCTCACCTACCTCCGCCTCATGTTGCTGCTCGGCCGGAGTGTGCTCGAAGAGAGCGGAGCGACCTACGTCGGCTCGGGCACTGGCTCGTGA
- a CDS encoding M20 family metallo-hydrolase: MTPPPSIDPERLYANLAALGAIGAYVDARTGLTGVNRLALTAADGAGRRHVVERMRALGLGVTIDRIGNVYGRREGLAPALAPVMMGSHIDSVETAGRFDGCLGVLGGLEVVETLNQAEVQTRRPIVVGFFTDEEGARFGTDMLGSAVATGRLALEAAYALRDKKGLCLRDELEAIGFLGPAPEVIGPPHAYLECHIEQGPVLRSHDTNIGVVTGVQAISWHEVTLVGKSAHAGTTPMNLRVDPSVAAARINLKLRAMATSGQYGDGMRATMGSIIPRPGLVNVVPAEVVCSVDLRNPDDSQMRRAEADLLSFYQEVERLEGVKLSWRQTARTDTVGFSPVVQDRVESAAQARGLSTERIVSGAGHDAQEMARLCPAGMVFVPGEHDGISHNPRELSTREQCAAGVAVLLDVLLSFANEEDAA, from the coding sequence ATGACACCACCGCCGTCCATCGACCCCGAGCGCCTGTACGCGAACCTCGCTGCGCTCGGCGCCATCGGAGCCTACGTCGACGCTCGCACTGGCCTCACCGGCGTGAACCGCCTGGCCTTGACCGCGGCGGATGGCGCTGGCCGTCGTCACGTGGTCGAGCGAATGAGGGCCCTCGGACTCGGGGTGACGATCGACCGAATCGGCAACGTCTATGGCCGCCGCGAGGGCCTCGCGCCGGCGCTGGCTCCCGTGATGATGGGCTCTCACATCGACTCGGTGGAGACCGCGGGGCGCTTCGACGGTTGCCTCGGAGTGCTCGGCGGGCTCGAGGTAGTCGAGACGCTGAACCAGGCCGAGGTCCAGACCCGGCGTCCGATTGTCGTCGGCTTCTTCACCGACGAAGAGGGCGCGCGTTTTGGCACCGACATGCTCGGCAGCGCCGTCGCGACCGGGCGTTTGGCGCTGGAGGCGGCCTACGCCCTGCGTGACAAAAAGGGACTCTGCCTCCGGGACGAGCTCGAAGCCATCGGCTTTCTGGGACCAGCTCCCGAGGTCATCGGCCCCCCGCACGCCTACCTCGAATGCCATATCGAACAGGGTCCGGTGCTCCGCTCACACGACACCAACATCGGGGTGGTCACGGGAGTGCAAGCCATTAGCTGGCACGAGGTCACCTTGGTGGGCAAGAGCGCGCACGCCGGCACGACACCGATGAACCTCCGGGTCGATCCGAGTGTCGCTGCCGCACGCATCAACCTGAAGCTCAGAGCGATGGCCACCTCGGGCCAGTATGGTGACGGAATGCGGGCCACCATGGGTTCGATCATCCCACGCCCAGGGCTCGTCAACGTCGTCCCGGCCGAGGTCGTGTGCAGCGTCGACCTGAGAAACCCGGACGACAGCCAGATGCGGCGGGCCGAGGCGGACCTCTTGAGCTTCTACCAGGAGGTGGAGCGGCTCGAAGGCGTCAAGCTCAGCTGGCGACAGACGGCACGCACCGACACCGTGGGCTTTTCGCCGGTGGTCCAGGATCGAGTCGAGTCCGCGGCGCAGGCTCGCGGGCTCTCCACCGAGCGAATCGTCTCCGGTGCCGGGCACGATGCGCAGGAAATGGCGCGCCTCTGCCCGGCGGGCATGGTGTTCGTTCCGGGCGAACACGACGGCATCAGTCACAACCCGCGGGAGCTGTCGACGCGCGAGCAGTGTGCAGCAGGCGTCGCCGTGCTCTTGGACGTGTTGCTCTCGTTCGCGAACGAGGAGGACGCGGCATGA
- a CDS encoding amidohydrolase family protein, producing the protein MPPGEPLFLAAGADSVLIADGTILAIGGELEVPPDARVLDCRGARICGGAVNAHTHLYSGLAPLGMPAPSPPPESFVQILERLWWRLDRALDESSLRASAELYVAESLLFGTTTLIDHHESPCFIAGSLDVLADAAQTLGCRLATGYGATDRNGGPEEGQRGLEECRRFAADNQRPLVRPLVALHASFTVSDATVREAAALAAKLDLPMHVHVAEDQADVEDAQTRGYSGPLERLLEQGALPRGSVIAHGVHLDERAVKAADAAGLWFVHNPRSNAGNRVGFARHLGASTHVALGTDGYPADMRREREALAEEAARAGSPLSEAEQRARAMAGHSLAAALFGVSISPEPSVGAQADLAVWPDGAAWSTPNGRPLHVVVAGEVVVESGRLTRADLDAIRAAAEREAPRLWERMRGLGG; encoded by the coding sequence ATGCCGCCTGGAGAACCGCTCTTTCTGGCCGCCGGCGCCGACTCGGTGCTGATTGCCGATGGCACCATCTTGGCCATTGGTGGAGAGCTAGAGGTCCCGCCTGACGCGCGCGTGCTCGATTGCCGCGGTGCACGCATTTGCGGCGGCGCAGTCAACGCTCACACCCACCTCTACAGCGGACTCGCGCCCCTGGGCATGCCCGCGCCCAGTCCGCCGCCCGAGAGCTTCGTGCAGATCTTGGAGCGGCTGTGGTGGCGCCTGGATCGTGCGCTCGACGAGAGCTCGCTCCGCGCTTCCGCCGAGCTCTACGTGGCGGAGAGTCTGCTGTTCGGTACGACGACCCTGATCGACCACCATGAGTCTCCCTGTTTCATCGCCGGCTCCCTCGACGTACTTGCTGACGCCGCCCAGACGCTCGGCTGTCGGCTGGCCACCGGTTACGGCGCGACGGATCGGAACGGCGGCCCCGAGGAGGGCCAGCGGGGGCTGGAAGAGTGCCGGCGCTTCGCGGCGGACAACCAGCGCCCGCTGGTACGCCCCCTCGTCGCCTTGCACGCCTCGTTCACGGTGAGCGACGCGACCGTGCGTGAAGCCGCGGCGCTCGCCGCCAAGCTCGACCTGCCGATGCACGTACACGTCGCCGAAGACCAGGCCGACGTCGAAGACGCCCAAACCCGGGGCTACTCCGGCCCCCTCGAACGCCTGCTCGAGCAGGGAGCACTCCCTCGGGGCTCGGTCATCGCTCACGGGGTTCACCTCGACGAACGGGCGGTGAAGGCAGCGGACGCCGCCGGACTCTGGTTCGTGCACAATCCGCGCTCCAACGCCGGTAATCGTGTGGGCTTCGCCCGCCATCTCGGGGCAAGCACTCACGTTGCCCTGGGCACCGACGGTTACCCTGCCGACATGCGAAGAGAGCGGGAGGCCCTGGCAGAAGAGGCGGCGCGCGCCGGCTCTCCGTTGTCCGAAGCGGAGCAACGGGCCCGCGCGATGGCCGGGCACTCACTCGCCGCAGCGCTCTTCGGCGTGAGCATCAGCCCGGAGCCCAGCGTCGGTGCTCAGGCAGATCTCGCCGTCTGGCCGGACGGCGCGGCGTGGAGCACCCCGAATGGAAGACCGCTTCACGTCGTCGTGGCCGGAGAAGTCGTGGTGGAAAGCGGTCGCCTCACGCGTGCTGATCTCGACGCCATTCGCGCCGCCGCCGAGCGCGAAGCGCCACGCCTCTGGGAGCGGATGCGGGGGCTCGGGGGTTGA